Sequence from the Clupea harengus chromosome 20, Ch_v2.0.2, whole genome shotgun sequence genome:
GGTTCCCACCTGGAACACTAACATTAACAAAAATGGAACGATCCAAGCAGTTTCCATATAAGGCAACTCtgagctgtccatggtgctaGTCTTCGCTTAATACGATTGCGGATGGGGgcggtgtgtgaggtggaggggggggggggggggggggtactgggGTGCACGCAGCTAACTACATTGATAACATAATCTCTCTGAGAAAACTGTGACAGGACAGTCATCTTGACCAATCACACGAACAATGCCAGACATGCATTTGGTGTATTCATTTTACGATGATAAGTACTGCACGGCTGCGTTTGAATGTTAGactacacacactgaatcacgCTGACACCCAGGCTTGCTGTGGGCTTCTGGCAGAGGAAATCCCGTGAATGAATGTGCTTTAGAGCACAGCGGGCTTTGCATTGCAATATTATGCGTCCGTGGTGTCTGTGTAAATATTCCGCTATTAGCCTACCAATAACGTGTAGGTTGAATGACTATCCTGATAACGAACAGCATGTGACTCTGGAGCATGCAAAAGACACGACCTCACCATCACTGAATAAATTGTGTCACTGCAAAACACATCGCACTGACCGGTTAGACATGCAGCAGATATTACCTTTCATCCAGTCCAGGACTTGCTTGGCTGTCCATTTACTGATAGGTTCCATAACCAAGGCCATAGTCTATGTCACCACGTCTTCTGAATTAGTGCCAAGGCAAACGAGACGGTTTCGCTGGACGTCGTGACGAGTATATCAGTTGCATTGGAGAGCCATCCAAAATTGTATGGTCTCAGCACATAAAACAAATAACTCTCCTGTCATCCTTCAAAGCATGGTGTTGAGTTGAGTGGCAAGGATGCGGTGGTGCAAtccactcgcgcacacacacactctctctctctctctctctagctcgcGCCGCTCTGTTGGTGTTTCCGCTGCTCACTCCCACCTCGCGCTGTATTAGGATACTGTAGAGAAGTGAGGTCCGCGCGCGAACAAGTGTAGcaacccctcccttcctctctccggCGTGCTGCTGCAGCATCACACGACGGGGCACTGGAACAGGAAACCGGGAAATTGGTGCAATACTAAGCTTAGGCCACTATCCCAAGCCATTACGCTAAGATCATGAACATTCACTGTTGGCATTTTGTAGTGCTTTAGTGTAAGAACGGATCTGTTGGAAAGTTGCAGAATCTGAAGAGCCACACTGGATAGCCTATCCGAGAATATGGGACACAATACCCAAAATATGGGAaacatactaaaacacacacactcactccatctctctctctctggtatcTGAAACTTCTTTCTGAAAAAGTAGGAACCCCATTGTCCTCCAAAAGCAGGCAAAGGACTGTTAGGTAGGCTAGTTGTAGGCCTGGAGTCTGGTCGAACATGATTCATGAAAAAGCAtccgcacatacatacatactggaCATAGGCTATATGTAGACACACATGGTCAAAGTTATTTTGTAAAATACAGGCTACCATCCGACTTTCCACTTTGCGACATCATTGTTTAAAAGCGTTTTAAAGGTAGCCTGCTTTAAACAACTCCCTAAAAAGTTTAACAGAGACAGTGACGTTTTGTCATGCTCTTTCTTGTCTAAAAACACAAGGGTAGTGCAGTGCCAAAATCAAGAGTACATACAGCGCCCCTATGTGGATATTCACTGACACGACAACACCAATTAGCCTTCACACTGAATTATTCTGAACGTTTGAGATACGTTCTTTCACAGCTTTGTCTCGTTCTGCTTCGCAGGATATATCCCTGCCAATATATTATCCATTCATATCCATGCCCTGCTCCGGAATTGTTTTCTGAAAGTGCACATACTTATGTGAATGTGTTAGGCTAATTACCATTATTATGTCAGCGAAATAAAATACAGCGGCGcgcaccagagacacacacaaccgttGGAACACATTCCCTTTCCCGAATCAGAGAGCAGACagttccgtaggcctacatcacATCCACCGGAGACGATTTCACAAAATCCACTGATAAGTCACAGATAATGCTCAGCTAATTTAGTCTCATGAGAGCAGTGGATTTAGGTAGCCTAGGCCACCATGGATAAACCAGCACATTTCAgtcgtacttttttttttggcgaGGGCGGGGAATTGATATGCTTAATTTGCACTGTGCACTTACAATATTTTTATatcaatgtttcttttttaaatgtagaatgtgtgcatgcatggctATTGGCATAGACTACATGGGAAATGCCTCGCAGCTACCTTGCAATGTTATTTTTTGTCTATGTTGCGCGTTCCTTTCCCCTGGCTTTCAACCACTGAGAGATCAAACAGCAAATATGTATGCTACGCGATGCACAGTGTTTTCCTGGtctggtggttggggggggaaACAGGCTTTGCTTAATGGCTATCCTGTAACATGGATTATAAAACTCGGAGTAGTTTCATGATTAGGTTTGTCACATCAGAACTATGTTTTGTCTACAGTCAGTCGACGCGCTCCTGTGTTGTACTCAGCTATGACCTCCCTCGGCTCGCTTTCTGTCTTTCTACCCCACAAAGTCAATGGTGGGCGGTACAACAGTGCTCAGTTTTCAGTCGGTTGCAAATGTCACAGCCCTGATCTCGAGCCACCATTGGCTCCTGTCTGCATCTACGTCACGATCATGATTAGAATTGATGATCGGACGTTTTGATTTCATTGTCTGGCTAGGGGACTCATGAAGAAATCTGCTGAATTCGAGCGGCCGTTGATTTGTCAACAAAAGGTATCTATCACATTTCATTTTCCTCTCAGTTTTGCACGCTTTCGACGGCAAGACAGCAGGGCTCTGGGCGAATCGCTcgagtcacacacactggccagcctAGGGTGGGAAAAGCATAcgagatgaaaagaaaagttTAGCCAGCTCGATTTGGCTAGGCGCATGGCCTCCTGGGCCTGGCTAGCATTCTGCTGAAAGCCGCATTTTATCAGGTCCTCTGCCTGCCCCCGCCGTATTGTTGTGATGAAAGCCTTTAGTTTGTTAACAGTCTCGCTGGCTTTGAGTAAGAAAGTTACCGCATTGCTTTCCTCATGCTGGTTGGCTATTTCGACAAGCAGTTATCATATGGTGAAGTAGATAGATATACGTATTCTCCGGCAATTCGCTTTGAAATGTAATCATTTCATTCACTAGCCATGCGCACTGAGGATTATCTAAAGAGGAGGATGGAAGAGACTAACCCTTTCCATGCCCGAGCCAAATCAAAATAACTGGCATTACAAGATGTCAGCGTTTATTTGAGCCGTGACCGTCCATTGGGCTGAGCATAATGCAGTCTGGCAATGTATAGTTAAAGCGACAGAGCCTAATTTGACCAAGTTAGCTAAAGCTTTATTAGCCAGTGACTACGAGGTTATTATGGGGATATCATGAACGAAGATGATATTATAAACGAAAACGATGTATTTGAAGGTACTCTGCCCactacaaaacataaaacacttaAAATACACTTACCTTCCCCTTTTTTTGCTCCTGAAACTATGCAAAAGCCGTTAATTTATATTAAAGGGTTATACTGTACATTTGCAAACATACTCCCAAACATGTTTACCTTGAATTTAAGCAAGCCCTTACTCCTTAAACAGTTTTCGGAAATATGTGATCCAAGGCATGCTTAAGGTCCTGAGTTCATCAAAATCGAAGGAATTATTAAGGGGTTACGTGTTTACAGAAGGCAATCTCAATTATCCTATATGATAGATACCTTAAATGTAAAGTTCAAGGTTTATTTCAAGGCCCCACTCAAAAGGTCAGAGTTGAGTATGTGTAGTCTACTTGGTGTGAACCCTTTTGtacatctacacaaacacaagagtgAACACTAGAGCAACAGTATTGTTGAAATTGATATATTTTATAATGCACGCTTTCAGAGCATGACATTGACAGCTAAATCGCCCAAAGAAGCacgttagcaagcttttatcagtgccaactttGGCTATTGGAAGTATTTGCTGGGTTTTTGCATGACTTTTAAATAGTTACTAGTTTTTAGACCAAAattccttactgctgctttaaaaatagcaatgttttgtgtgtcttgccCATACAAACAATTAAAACATGAGCTGTAAACTGTTGAGAAAAGAATGCAGTCACTTTATGTTTTTTAAggataatttaaaaaaaacctttaaaagGTGTAAATGTATGGCTTGGGTGAAGGTAGTTATATAGTTATTGTAAGATCCATTATAACATTTAGCCTACGTGTAGCATAGTAGCTTAGGGTGGTGAACATTTCTGACAGTAATAGACTCAAACTGTATTTTCTGTCGAGTTTTATTTTAAGCGCTTTAGGCTGCTTAAAACCCTGTATAATAATGACTAGTTAGGCTACATGAATGGATTAAAGAGCTTGTCTATCTGATGTGACAGCTGGAAAGTGGTCTGATTGGCTATTTATTTCTCACAACTTTGAactaaattaaacaaaaatattttgaccgtatatattattatttaaatattcTGGATTAAATTTAGGATGGATTTGGCGTTCTTTAATTGCATAAATCCCCACCATTATATGTCCTGGTGTTAATAGACTATCTAAAATACTAATTTAATACACTGGATTAGCCTAAATAAACCTTAGTATTGGGCTGTGGCAATGTCATAACATCACAATAACTGACAAAAAAGGGTGAATTCTTGTTGTTTGGTTATCTGTAATATTTGTGTCTTGTCTTCCAGGGCCTGTTGAGTCCTCCCAGCTAGGCAAGAACAGCCATGTGTCAGAAAATGCCAACACACAGCCAGAAGTCCCCCTCAGCCTCAGGATGCTAGGATACAGCATTCTTCTACACGTGCTCAAAAACGTACAAGAACTTAACAAATAAACGGCactaaaccaaaacaaacaacttcaGTGAAAGTTGCTGGTTTTCTCCAAAACTCGCATGATGCTTGTGTGAAGTCCCTGTCTGAGGTGCAGCCCGTGGAGCTGTCCAAGTGCTGTGTATGAGGGCCTAGTTGTGTTAGGGAGGTCCTCCTCATTGAGGCTTGTTCCTGGGCTTCTTGCTGCTCTCTTGGTGCCTCCACAAACTCTAACTATGGAAGCATGGCAGGACAAGCGGAGCATTCAGACTGTGAGTATTTTGTGGAATTTTCTGCCAGGTCGAAACAGCATAAATGATGATAGCCACCTCATGAGAAAGCAGTTGTTCCCATCTAAATTATACACAATTTCTCAATTTCCCATCttatgtttttatatttgtatcacttttgttttaaatttcCCATCTTATACTCATCTACTGATTCCttctgtgaagcacattgtgttACCtactggtatgaaatgcgccgtacaaataaagtttgatttgatttgatttgatctcctttaaaaaaaagaaaatgcaactATTTTTAAAAATGGCGTGCTCTCCTCCAGATGAACCTGCGTTCCGTATTCACCCCGGAGCAGCAGCGAGTCTTGGAGCGGTACTATGATAATGgaatgaccaatcagagcaaggGCTGCTTCCAGCTCATACTGCAGTGTGCCCAGGAGACAAAGCTGGACTTCAGTGTGGTCAGGGTGAGGACTTTACATGTGGATGTAACTTCACTTACATGTTTTTACAGCTACTGTGGCTGTCATGGTTTGAACATATTCCCACTTGCTTGCTTTAAGCTAGATCTTGGGAGTTCACCGAGAAGTTGAAaagttggttggttggtttgtttttaATAATCAATTTTATTTGCATGTGATTCCAGCTGTAAATATGAATGATCTGGTTTGTTTACTGCGACAGCCTGTCAGTGATTGTGATCCCCATGAGTCCCATGTGAAAGTCAATGTCTACATATAGGCTAGTGCCCTGCGGTTCAGTTCAGTGAAGTTTGGTAATGGCATCTGTCACTGTAACACACATGTCCTTTCTAGACCTCTTGAACTATTTGCAAGCTGTCATAGTGAGATGCGCTCAAGTGCTCAAATTCAGTACAGTTCATTAGTGATTAGGGATGATGCAACTAAAATCTTCTCCATATGTCGTCATCTGGCATCTGTCATGGTTGTCCAGCGTGAATGTAGTGGCGAGCCTGTCCTTTCTGTGAGCTCTTGAACTACCATTGACCCTGCTCTCGCTCTGTCCTGTAGACTTGGGTGGGCAACAAACGACGAAAGCTGGCATCAAAGTTCGACCAGAACGGCCAGCGCCTAGATGACATGCCGCACGGCTTGGCCAATCACGCGCTGGCAGGAGGCGCTGGAGGGGCGGGGCCCCTGGGGATGGGTCTGGTTCTGAGTGCTGAGTTGGCGGCGGCCCGCAGCGTCCAGCGCGGACCCTCGGTGGCCCACCTCCTTCCTCCCGCCTCCTGTCCCTCGTCTTCCTCGTCgccctcctccagctctcctcaCAGCAGCGGAggtggtggcagcagcagcagtagcaacaacaacaacaacaacaatgacgtCATCGTCACTGGCATCTACTCCGTCGGGCGGGGCTCGTCCTCGTCCCGTCTTGACGGCGCTTCCACCCATAGCCGGTCCTCCACTTCGAAACCGCTCCCTCCTCACACGCCCtcgacacggacacacacccctcacacactcgcCCAGCCGTGCGGACGGACCACTCGCGGGTCTCCATATCGCTACCCCACAGCAAATCCCCACAGATGCAGCCCTCGCCCTCCACCTCACTCTTGTACGGCCAGGCTAGGAAGTCCTACCTGTCCAGAGACCCCGCGGCAGCTGCGACCCCGGGCATCCCCCGCTGCTGGGCTAAACAGTACGGGacgccccagccccagccccagcactGGGCCCTCGGCAGCTCTCAGTCGCAGGGCCCCTCGCTCCCATCAGCCCATGCTGGGGCCGCTCCAGTGCACCCGCCCCCCCCGCGCAGCTCTGCGGATGTCAGCATGCGCATCCAGCAGGTGTTCACGCTGGCGGGGCTGGCTGAGGCACAGCAGAAGCTGGCAATGGGGGGGGTGGCGGGGATGGCGGGAGGCGGAGGGTCGCAGGAGCCGAGGCCCACCAGAAGACCCCCGCGACCTCCCGACCCCTTGGCGACCTTCTCCATCGCCATGGAGACGGCCGACGCGGACGACGAGTACTCGCGGGAGGAGGAGCTGGCCAGCATGGGCGCTCAGATGCAGATCGGACGGGCGCAGAACAGCGGCGGCACTAACAGCTCGGCCGGGGAGGGGGGAAGCGGGGGTGGAGCAGGGGTAACGGCCGGGCCCTCCTGGATGGACAGGCGAGAAGATGGGAGGGGGCCCCTGAGCGTGAGTAGTCGGAACCAGGTGTCAGTGGGCCTCGGCACCTCCAGCTCGGACCTCTTCGGGGAGAAGGGGTGCCAGACGCAGAGCTCGTACCTGGCCGACTCAGGAGGATGGGGAGGGTTCCCCCTCAAGCTGCTCTCACAACGCTCTCCTCTGGGGATGGCCAACCTCAAGGTAAGAAAGAAAAACGTCTTGTGTTTGGCTCTTTTTAAATGAGAGATAATACTACAGATTATTGattcagtttgttttcttaaACTTAAACTCTCTTAGAAATGTTAACTACAAACATTTCAGTTCTTACAGAGCATTTCCAGAGACAAAAAAGAATGCTGAATTCGGGGCTAACAAATATCCGCACATACCTAGATATATTTATATCAGTACGTTTTAAAAAAGCAAATCATTTTATCAGTATGACAATTTAAGAATTATCAGCCAAAAGAATCGCTAACTGATAGTTGCGCATGAAGTGTGCATGGTAGTTCTGTTTCATTCAACTAAGTATGAGCCCCAGGCACCTCTAGCATCGTCTTAGACAGTGAAACAGGCCAGTGTTCATAGCCTGTGGATCTGACCATTTCCTTGTGATTCGGCACATGTGGTCTTACCAATCAGCCAAGTTCTGTCCTTGGTGTGGGTCCAGTGGTTCACATGGACGGTCTTATGCAGGTTAAGTGAATGTATTACACTAATACATGTGCATGGTGGGTCAATGATGCAGTGGTTCACATGGACGGTCTTATGCAGGTTAAGTGAATGTATTACACTAATACATGTGCAGGGCGGATCAATGATGCAGTGATTTGAGCTCTGAGCTTGTCTTTAGTGTTGATTGGCATGGTCTTTGCTTTGTgacatgtttgtttgcttgtttgtttctctttgtTGCAGCAGCAGATACCAGGCAATGTAGCTGCTCCTTGGCTCGTCAGTAATTCTCGTAAGCGAACAGTAAGTTCAGTcaatgcctgttttttttttttttctctgttcctcttgtcATTCATACTGTTCAGGATTCATTTCTCTTTAACACTTATTGTCCCCTGAAATACCCAAATGTGTTGTCAGGCCTCAAGCTCTTGATCTTTGAGTTTGGCTTTTGCTTGTTGTCTGTGTTGGGTTCCAAAGTTGTTTTGCCTCTTTTTTGAAAATCAGGGTTCTTAACTTTTCCTCACAGACGAACCCTTGTAGGTAGTAAAGGGCACTATGTAGAACCCGTTTTGACTGAAACCCTGTCCCTGTGACTGATCTCTATACAGCTGCAGGACCGGACTCAGTTTAGCGATA
This genomic interval carries:
- the hdx gene encoding highly divergent homeobox encodes the protein MEAWQDKRSIQTMNLRSVFTPEQQRVLERYYDNGMTNQSKGCFQLILQCAQETKLDFSVVRTWVGNKRRKLASKFDQNGQRLDDMPHGLANHALAGGAGGAGPLGMGLVLSAELAAARSVQRGPSVAHLLPPASCPSSSSSPSSSSPHSSGGGGSSSSSNNNNNNNDVIVTGIYSVGRGSSSSRLDGASTHSRSSTSKPLPPHTPSTRTHTPHTLAQPCGRTTRGSPYRYPTANPHRCSPRPPPHSCTARLGSPTCPETPRQLRPRASPAAGLNSTGRPSPSPSTGPSAALSRRAPRSHQPMLGPLQCTRPPRAALRMSACASSRCSRWRGWLRHSRSWQWGGWRGWREAEGRRSRGPPEDPRDLPTPWRPSPSPWRRPTRTTSTRGRRSWPAWALRCRSDGRRTAAALTARPGRGEAGVEQG